From Pseudomonas sp. FP2335, the proteins below share one genomic window:
- a CDS encoding DUF2970 domain-containing protein has protein sequence MDDPVNNKPPTFWQMLHSVMAAAFGVQSGKNRARDFTHGKPSHFVLLGILFTAVFALTLFGIVKLVLLLAGV, from the coding sequence ATGGACGATCCAGTCAACAACAAGCCTCCAACCTTCTGGCAGATGCTGCACAGCGTCATGGCGGCGGCCTTTGGCGTGCAGAGTGGCAAGAACCGCGCCCGCGACTTTACCCACGGCAAGCCCAGTCATTTTGTGCTGCTGGGTATCCTGTTCACGGCGGTGTTTGCACTGACGCTGTTTGGCATCGTCAAACTGGTACTGCTACTGGCCGGGGTTTAA
- a CDS encoding ABC transporter substrate-binding protein, with the protein MLKVLITCMWLLGAAYGAAAHATSVVFLNPGTSTETFWVSYTQFMQAAAKDLGLDLRVRYAERDSGNTLAQARDTLQGPVRPDYLMLVNEQYVAPQILRMAQGSGVKLLIVNSTPTPDQVQMLNERNDAHWIGSLVPNDEEAGHMMLVDLVHKHGPIAPGQTLDLLAFSGAKNTPSAQLREQGLRRALAQYPQVRLRQLVYGEWNRERAFEQATQLFKRYPQTALVWSANDQMALGAMQALQGSGRVPGKDVLFSAVNSSPEILRARLDGRLTTLVAGHFTLGGWALVLISDDAKGVDLAAHGGRDRQAALFQLIDGVQAQQLLGPLPAVNFRALSAKGKPESYRYPFSLQLLLH; encoded by the coding sequence ATGCTGAAGGTTCTGATTACGTGCATGTGGTTGCTGGGGGCTGCGTATGGCGCAGCGGCCCATGCGACGTCCGTGGTGTTTCTCAACCCTGGTACGTCGACGGAAACCTTCTGGGTCAGCTACACGCAATTCATGCAGGCCGCGGCCAAGGACCTCGGCCTGGATTTGCGTGTGCGTTATGCCGAACGTGATTCCGGCAACACCCTGGCGCAGGCCAGGGACACGCTGCAAGGCCCCGTACGACCCGATTATCTGATGCTGGTGAACGAGCAATATGTAGCCCCACAGATTCTGCGCATGGCCCAAGGCAGCGGGGTCAAGCTGTTGATCGTGAACAGCACGCCAACCCCCGACCAAGTGCAGATGCTCAATGAGCGCAACGACGCTCACTGGATCGGCAGCCTGGTGCCCAACGACGAAGAAGCGGGCCATATGATGCTCGTCGATCTGGTGCACAAGCATGGGCCGATAGCCCCCGGCCAGACCCTCGACCTGCTGGCCTTTTCCGGCGCGAAGAACACGCCGTCCGCACAGTTGCGTGAACAAGGTTTGCGCCGTGCATTGGCGCAGTATCCGCAAGTGCGCCTGCGTCAGTTGGTTTATGGCGAGTGGAACCGTGAGCGGGCTTTCGAGCAAGCCACTCAGTTGTTCAAGCGCTACCCGCAGACGGCGCTGGTGTGGTCGGCCAACGATCAGATGGCGCTGGGCGCGATGCAGGCGCTGCAAGGCAGCGGGAGGGTACCGGGAAAGGACGTGTTGTTCAGCGCGGTAAACAGTTCACCCGAGATATTGCGGGCACGCCTGGACGGGCGTTTGACGACGTTGGTGGCCGGGCATTTCACCCTGGGCGGATGGGCGCTGGTCTTGATCAGTGACGATGCCAAGGGCGTGGATCTGGCCGCCCACGGCGGGCGCGATCGCCAGGCCGCGCTGTTCCAGTTGATCGATGGCGTGCAGGCCCAGCAACTGTTGGGGCCGTTGCCGGCGGTGAATTTTCGCGCACTGTCGGCCAAGGGCAAGCCCGAGTCCTACCGCTACCCGTTCAGCCTGCAACTGCTGCTGCATTAA